The window GCGGAATTTCTGCTAGAGTATCTGCTCTCGCATCTGAGCGACTACACTGTAAACAATAGCTTTTAATGGCCTCATATCCATGGCAATGTTGTTCACTGAGCTGAAATAggctatatataaataaatgttgccTAACTGTTATTGTGAAGTCAGAGCGCGCGCGCACTGACGCACCGGtcagtttctgttttgtattgCCTTATTTATACAACTAAATCCGGAGATTAAGATAATATTAACCAATGTTTAACCAATGAATATGTGTTCGCCGTCTCTCTTCGTTCtcctggagagagagagagagagagagagagagagagagagagcatatgGGCGTGAATTTTCCAGGCACCAGCTCCTCCAGGCTGAATTGCAACTCCCAAAATAGCAGCACTGCGAATTCTGGAtcctctgagaaaaaaaaatggctgaaGTAGTTTCACCAATAACTCGACAAGTAACTAAAGGAAGCCAGGAAAATGTGACCTgttttgtgaatattaatcTCAGAGACGTCGAAGACTGTTTAATTTACGACCGGCATGGAGTTTCTCTTCCGTTCAAGACCCTATACCAAGACAGGAAATCGGTCATAATTTTTGTGCGGGTAGGGAAAACTTCATTTGGCTTAACTTTGCTGATGAGTTATGGGTTCGCATAGGCACCCTACCTTAAGTTGCGTTTTTAACTGGGTCTTGATAGGCTTCAAAGTAGGTGAGCCTAAGTGTAGCTGGCCAGATGCTCCAAGAATTTCCTGTGGTGTGTTGGAAATGGACGAATGAAGAGATCGTTCTTCATAGGTGAAGACAGAGGGATAAATGTTATGGCGCAAGATGTGAATTTTTAAATGCAGTGATCTCTCTCATCACTACAGACTTTTAACATGTTATGTAATATGTGTCCCTGCAGAATTTCTTGTGCTACAGCTGTAAAGAGTATGCTGATGATTTGGGAAAAATACCCAGAGAAGTACTGGAGGTAAGTTCTGTTTAGTAAGGACCATTGCACTAGAGGCTATCAAAACAAAGAGCACAGCTGCAACACTGGCAGCAAAGGTGCTCAGTTGTAGCAATAGGAGGTCTGATGAGTATTAACATAAATAATTGATCATGAGAAATCCAAAATTCCATGTGTGTTGTTGCAGGATGCTGAAATTAGACTGGTCGTGATAGGTCAGTCCGCTTATCATCACATAAAGGTAAttattttgttatatatatacaccCACTGGACACTTGTTCAGCTGCTTGTTAAAGCAAATATCTGATCAGCCaaccacatggcagcaactcagtgcatttatgcATGCAGACATGGTCAAAACAACTCGCTGAAGTTttgaagaaaggtgatttaattGAGTCTGGTTTTGACATGTGGCCGCTCTATTGGAATTCTGCCACAGTGCCATCTctaaggtttacagagaatggtcgagaaaaaaaagggggaaatatccagtgagcaccAGTTGTCTGTGTGAAAAGTAAGAGGAGAATGTCCAGACTGCTTCGAGCTGATAAGAAGGCACGAGTAACtgaaataaccacttgttacaaccaaaatATGCAAAAGACCACACCTAgagccactcctgtcagctaagtacaggaaactgaggctgcaGTTTGCACAGGCTCAACAAAATCGGGCAATAGAGGTTTGAAAAAAAGCATTCTGGTCTCATGAGTCTCCAATTCTACTTCTACATTCAGATGATAGGAtctgaagtaaaaaaaagaatgaaagtgtGGATTGATTCTGAActgttcaggctgctggtggtatAATGGTGGAAGGCATATTTTCTTGGTACACCTTGGGCCACTTGGAACCAATTGAGTGTGATTTTAAACTCCGCAGCCTTCCCGAGTATTGATCTTGACCACGTCCATCCCTTTCTGACTACAGTATTCGCATCTTCTGATGGCTATTTCCAGCAGGATTACACATCAAAAAGCTCAGATAATCAAAACTAGTTCAAGGAACAAGAGAAAGAATTCACTATTCACTATATAAGAATTTCCACTACTGCAATCCAGTAGAACGTCTTTGGCATGATGGATGTGCAGCCATCAAAGCTGCaccaactgtgtgatgctatcaattcaatatgaaccaaaatctcTGTTGAATgtatgccacaaagaattaaggtcTAACTTTTGCAAGGTGTACCTATTACAGTGTCTGATGAGTGTATATAAATATCACAGCAGGCACTATAGTTTTCCAGACAAATGTACTCTTTCTTCTTGTTCTGTCATGTAGTCGTTCTGCTTGCTCACGGAGTATCCTTATGAAATATATGTGGACCCAGAGAGGCGCATTTACCAAAAGCTGGGGATGAAGAGAGAGGAGACATTCACAGACTCTGGTATGCAAAAACACTGTTGGAGTGTATAAGTAAGCTTATTTTGAGATGATAATGAAACTTTGTCTTTGTATCTGTGTTTGTGAACTCAGCACAGCCTAGTCCCCATGTGAAGTCTGGCGTTTTTATGGGCCAAATCAAGACTATATGGAGAGCCATGACTAGTCCTGCCTTTGATTTTCAGGGTGACCTACATCAACAAGGTGGAGCCATCATTGCAGGACCTGGTAAGTTggtctctctctatatataatGTCATGTGTTAATGTTGCCACTGCATTATATCTTATATCTTTTTTCTTCACACTCActgttttctccctctctaCAGGCTCCAAAGTCCATTTTTCCCATCTTGACATGAACCGCCTGGACCACATGCCCATCAACTGGCTCCTTCAGCTTGCAGGAGCTCAGAAAACGATTGACTTCAGCGATAAGCCGAAAATCATTCACATCTAGTTAGGTGCCTGCCTGAAAGTTTCATCCCACGTCACTGCTGTAATCACACATGGAGTGTATATACAATCAGCTTCAAACTCTAAGACGACTAAATGAGTTTCTGTTGCTTCTGTTGTGCATTTGAACTCAACTTGATTGACAAATAGTACATTACAATGACTTTATCAGCTTAACACACACCTCTCTCCTCTTCCCTCAACTGTCTTGGCTTTAATAACATCACTCAAACTGAAAGTGCATGCGGCAAGTTTGTGCAAAAACCGATAAGGCATGTTTTCCTGGCATGATCTGAAAGTGTTCCAAATATCTTCTTGAGAAATCAGTGAATGCTTGGCCTTTGCAGTGTCCCCTTTAAATGTTTAGCAGGGCTGAGGTCCAATGACTGTGGAGGAAAAAGTCAATGTCAGCCAACACTCTTTTTTTGTAGTCTTATATAGTTTTCAAGAAGTTCTTGCAAAACTTTGACAAATAAGACAACACGTCTAATTTGTCATTCTCTTTGTCCAACTCTATAGACAACCCTCCCAGAACTGAATATTTATGTTCTGTTTGTCTTCTTAAATACACCATTATGTTACAGACAGAAATCTCTAACTTGGATTCATCATTACattgattcccccccccccccccccccccacagtgGTCTACTGTTAAGTTACATTACTGTTGAGGATAGACAAATTGCAGCAAGAAGAGTTTTATCCGTAACAAATATTTCAGTCCCAGCATTCCCAagtatgttatttatttcaagGCTAGACACTGACCTGACCAAATGACCAAAAACCTGGGAGAGGTTAGAATCACTGGCCTTGCAAATAGTACAGTTTCATTAAAAAATGCACTACTGGCATTGTCCAGTGTCTCCAATCACATGTCAAGAGCTGATGATGGTTGTTCTTGATGCAGgaggattttctctgttttcagtcTGTGGTCTGAAACAGCAGTAAACCCTTATATTCCAGTGTGTTTTGTGGTATAATTATGTGCCTGTTTTGTAGTGATAAGACTGAATAGCAGCTGTTGCACTGATTTTACTACCTTGTCACATTCCCATTGCAATCTGCAAAGTTTATTATATtgtaaataaagacattttttttgttatttattggcTGCCATATATGATCTACAGTGCAAGGCCAGAGCACGGTTGCATTCAAATAGGAAAAACTCTGGCATCAAGGACTACATTTCCAATATGTTATCTATTGGTACAGcaccagctgctgcagctgaacgGTGAAGGGTGGGCATTGGACATCTAATCCCGATACGTCACTTGCAGGGGATTCAGAAAGCAGAAACCTGCCCCTGTTCACAGACGTCACCACCAGAGAGGTTGGAACGGGTAACTGGAAGCACGCAGACACAGGCAGACCATCGGGGGCGAGACATGACATATTAGCGCGTCGACAACACGAGGACAAGCCGCCGCACTGTGAAGCGCAGGGGTGTCTGTCGCTGCTGCACGGGAATGTCCAGCAGCCCTGAGGAGAAAAAATGAAGCGCAAGAGCGAAAGGAGGCGAGCCGAGTCGAGGAAAAAGCGCTGTGCAGCTCACAGCAGCTCAGAGGCGGAGCCAAACTCTGATATTTACATTGAGATAACAGGTAAGGGGGTCTGCAGAATGCACCCGGTCAACTTTGCGCACAGTTGGCAAATGCACGAAAGCGCGCACTACAGGcgaaacccccccaaaaatgtCGTGCACTGACCATTGTGTGTGAAcgtctttgatttttttccctgctTTTGTCCTCTCATGGCGACACCGTCTGTCCCTTTAATGTTATTACAGCGGGTTTTGCCTCGATTTACCTTAGCTCCGTGCACATGAAACCTCCAACAATGAGCAGTTTTACTCGGGTATTTAATTTCAGAGCAGGGAATTGCGGCAGAGTTGCACCTTTTTGTTTTATGAAGTCGGTGTGAGGTGCGAGTGCATACTTAGAGGTGGTTTGCTGTATCAATGTCATAAATATCACAGTCAACCCACTGTCAGTtccatttatgttttattttcatatctTTATGGCGTTTCCTGGTTCCCACATCCTCGGTGAGCTGAAAGAGGGGAGGTTCGTCGAAGTAGAAATCACAAATCTGACTGGCTAAGAGATCGTCCTAGCAACCGCTTGGGCAACGATCCCAGGGCCTATCATGTGTCTAATATCAAGAACTTTAAACTGAACTAGGCGGGGCAGAGCCTGACGTACGCGTTTGTCTACCAATCACGTAGTCCTCTGCATCTCTTGCAGCCAATAGCGTCCCGAGAACCGCCTCAGGGGAGGGGTCGCGCAGAGCTCATTTTTAGCAGAGTACGCACTTAGACACGAAACTCTCCGTCCTTCCCTCTTCGGCAAGTGACTTTCTCCACTTTAAAAGACTAAAGAAACCTTCCTTATCccttttaaatttacattttgcCACTTTAAACTTAACTATTCgcgttttatttttattttttttacctagcATGCGAAAGTCTCAGTGAAGAAAGTCACCCCGTGTGTTTCTGTATAAAAACGTCATGTTCAAAACAGTTTGCAAGATGACCGCGGACGATGTTTCGTCAGTGTGCATTGAGTTCATCAAAGGTAAGTCGCgagaaaaaatacttttaaaaagtattagacgaagagagttttttttaataatcagcAGCATGCATGTGTTTACATGACAAAAAACAAGTAACTGcctttattttaatgttgtcCCCTCCCTCTTCCCCTGTCATGTTCCTCCAGATCAACTGTATTTTGCCATACTTCAGCAAAAGATCAAGAGCACAGCTGAAAGACACTGTTTCTGCATCGATGAAGAACTGGCATATGAGAAGTGAGTAGTCATACTCACCACTTACTTGGATTACTAGTTTCCATATCGTGTGTgtcccctttctttctttcttcctttctctcCTTTTGGTCTGAGTGCCATAAAATAGGCACACCTCATGTTATCAAATGCTGATCTTTAACAGTAGGGTTTGTGTGAGTAGATGTGTACATAACTTGCCCCTTACTGTGATGTTACGCAATGTCATGGTGCATTGCAAAAGATATTCAACTTCAAAGCCAGTGGAAGAGGTTCCACTACTTGCTATTTTAGCAACATCAGGGCTTTTAAAGGATGGCTCACTAGGACAGGACTGACCTTTTAAAGTTTATGCTAGTGTTACAAAAAGACCTGGTGCTTGCAGCTTTTTGTCCTGTTCTGATTGACCCATGATGTTTCTAAATATAGCCTTtactctgtcagtgtttttacagTGTGAATCTTGGGTAGCCGATTCTGTCTAGTGAAACTTCCCTAGAGATGATAGCTGGCTGCATAAATAGCCACTGACACACTCTTTGTtctctgctttctctctctccctctcttagCTTCTATGCGGACTTTGGTCCCCTTAACCTGGCCATGTTTTATCGCTTCTGCTGCAAGCTGACAAAGAAGCTCAAGGTAAAGTAAACTGATGCTCTTAATTTGCAGTTCCtgtaagggggggggggttcaatCAATAGCTTTTTATACCTACAGTAGGTAAACAAAGTAAAGTAGTGTTTGGGCTTTTATGTAATACAGTCAGCTGTCTTATTGTTTAATCTATGTACCTAATAGTGCAAACATGTTTGCGTTATTGCTTTGTGCTGAGACAGTTTACGTGTATTTGCATGTGAGCTGGAAAAGATGCTGATCACAGGCTGGGGCAGCTGAGCTCCTGTGCATGATTGATTTATTGATGGTTGTCCAGCCTTTTCAATTTAAGATATCTTTGCTTGTTGATCCTTGGTAGACCTAATGAATAACTTTTCAGTTATACAGGTAatcattttttttgtcactcaaataaataaagaatcacCTGTAATTTCATGTTGTTAATGTATTTGTGCAGTCCATTACACTCTCAAGGAAGAAGATCATATTTTATACATGTGGAGATCAGAAGAAGCAAGCCAATGCTGCCTATCTAATAGGCTCATATGCAGTAAGTTGTTTGCAAACATGTGTATTACAAATAACTTATGGACTTGTGCTGTGCCTAATGTAACAGAAATTATATTAGCATGTAATACATATGGCATTTGCTGATTGCACATTTGTATTTATAGGTAATGCATCTAAATATGTTGCCAGAGGAGGCCTACAGTCTGCTGATGTCAAGAAATTCATCATATATTCCATTCAGGTAACAGTTTGCAAAACAATTTTTACTCAgactaatttaataataacagttTTAACTGCCATTCgcattttaatttgattttcaaGTGTCTCTGACTGAAAGTATAAGTTTCTGGTTTCAGCCTCTCTTCATTAATCAAGGAGACTGTTAAGTGATAAGAGGAGCTGGGTGGGAGGGTTAAACTATACTGATTAAAGGAAAATGATAATAGATTAATTTCTATTCtagttattgttttttcttaaagGGGACCTATTAAGCTAAATTTCCAGTTCCAGGTTTCTCTTACTGGACTTTACTAGAGTTTCTCTGCACCATTCACAAATTAAAATAACACTTAGTTATAAATAGCAGACATTGGTGCAAGCTTGTAAAAAAATTTAGCTCATTTTAGCTCTGCCTTTGAGCTaaatttcttctgattggcttacCTCAAAAGCATGTTATCATATCATTATAACTATCcaaaaagaagtaaaacataTTGGAAACCAAGGTTATAGAGCAGTCAGAAGCTTAAATTCACATAGGTTTCCTGCAGACATTGTTTAATATAAGCATCCACCATTGTAACAACATGTGTTTAACAGAAAATTTGAAATCATAATAGGTCCACTTTAACATACCTCAATGAAATTGCACAGCAAATTAAATATTGGAGCACTGTTTAGCCCCAACTACAACACAAGATTAAAGCACAATGCTACTGTGGCTCATCAGAATTATGACAGGGACCTTTAAGAGGAGGGGTCACACATGCTTTttgagagggaaagagagaaaaagttcAGAATAAGAAGAAGTGATATCATATTCAGTGTTTAAATGAATATGAAATCCCATGTATGTTGTGCAGAAccttaaatatgttttatattttacagaGATGCTTCATTTGGAACCTGCATGTACAATCTGAACATCCTAGACTGTCTTCGTGGTGTGCACAAAGTATGTCATTTAAAGAATGAAttccttttctttgttgtaTTAACACACCCTAACAAAATGACTTTCAATTCAACGCTCCGCTAGGCTTTGCATTATGGCTGGCTCGACTTCTCTAACTTTGATGTGGAAGAATATGAGCACTATGAGAGAGCAGAAAATGGAGACTTGAACTGGATCATTCCAGGAAAGTTCCTTGCATTCAGTGGGCCGCATCCAAAAAGCAAAATAGAGAATGGTAATTAAAGTACATTACAGGACTATGTCTCACCACATTTTAACACATCCTGAACTCACAAGAATGTTTTCCTTTCTTATTTTAGGGTACCCTTTGCACGCTCCTGAGGCCTACATCCCATACTTCAGGAAGCACAACATCACTACCATCATCAGACTCAACAAGAAGATGTATGATGCCCGACGTTTTACAGACTCTGGGTTTGAACATCAGGACCTCTTCTTTGTGGATGGAAGCACACCGAATGATTCTATTGTTAGGACGTTTCTCAACATCTGTGAGAACGCTGAAGGAGCCATTGCAGTCCACTGTAAAGGTAGGTTTTTTTTGGTGCAAGACGTACTTGTAGCTACATAAACCTTGCTCGGTTTCCTGTTTACGGCACAATTTCAATGCACActacttttcttttgttttagctGGGCTAGGAAGGACTGGTACTCTGATTGCCTGCTATATGATGAAACATTACCGCCTAACTGCAGCAGAGGCCATCGCTTGGATACGGATCTGCCGACCAGGGTCCATCATTGGACCTCAGCAGAACTTTGTTGAAGAGTAAGTGTTCACTAGAGCAGGACtttcaaaatgtcacattttaaaaaatctttaaatactttcaaagtattttgtattgataCATATCTGAGATTAAACTAGATAAATTAACCACAGTTTAAGTTTTATAGCTGTGGTTTGAAACAACACTGTTTCAGGCAACAAATTATTAGATGATGAAAAATCTTAAAGTCATGTGATTTTTGGTTTGGCAAGAAAATCATTGTGTGGTTTGTGTATCAGGAAGCAGAACAGTCTGTGGGCAGAAGGAGATGTTTTCCGCGAGAAGATGCTGAATGAACGTGAGAATGGTAAGATGGCTGTAACCAGGATCCTATCTGGAGTGGATGACATAACCATCAATGGGAGCAACAAGAACAGAGGATCCAAGAAAGAAGAGATGGAAATGGTGAGTTTGAAACCAAAGTCTTAAGTCTTTCATTCTAATAATTCATTCTGctcattgtttttctcttttttttgcagtacaatgatgaagaggagagaAATGGCCTAACACAGGGTGATAAATTACGAGCTCTTAAGAGCAAGAGGCAGGCCAGATCATCTTCGGGTTCACTATCGTAAGTATCCAGGCAGCCTGCAAGCCTCATCATGCATCACACCATTGTGCTGTAGTACAGTAAAATGAGCGAATCAGTCCCTTGGATCATTACATGTATACAGTAGTGTTTTTCAAAGCATAAAAAAGATGACCAGGAAGTGACCATGTAGGATTTCTTTGGTTACATTTATCATTTCGTTGGGTAAGCTTTCTGTCTTCCTCAGTAACTTCTTCCAGGTAGTCCGCTTTGGGAGTCGGGTTTGAGGATTTGGCAGGGCTGCCCTCATTTAACCATGCCATACAATTTCATCCTAATACTGTACTTTAAACCGTTTGGAATATCTGCATTATTTTAAtaaccatgtttcttttttcaaatttcATCTCATACGGATAGAGTATAATAAAGTCATCCTATTACCATGTGTAATCAGTGAGGATAAACAATAAGATGAGAAAGTGGTAGCCCAGATACTTAGGCTCAAAGTGACACAGTTGTTTGCAGGGTTGGATTTTAGTTATCTGATATACACTTTTCCAGGAAAAACTGTTTTGTGGGTTGAATTTAGAAAGGCATGAACAATGTGGAAGCTAAAGATGATAGCTCTATGAAAATCTTTTGCTAAAGTGCTGATGGTGTGTAAGCTGTGTTCTTTGGTCAGAAGCttaaaaaagttcagtttgGACAAAAGCATATGTAAGCCAAGTCAATATAAAGCTTATCTGTCACTAGGTTATCATGAAATCAGTAGGTCACTCATTCAAGTCAACAGAAAGTTTTTCTATAGATAAACTTTGTAGCTGAGACAACAAATATTGATTAGCTTTTCTAATTctttgaaaaaagaagaaagaaaggaaaaaaagaaacgatCAGCCGTATTTGGACAACTATGACGTGAGCTTCCCGCTCTATGCCAGTGGGGGGTGCTAAAGTGCAAAACCTAACCCTCTACTGAACAACAACGTCATTAAAAGATTATTAAAATTTCCTctattgttgtttttctgccCAAGTCCACATCATTTGTGTCCATATAATTCAAAGCTGTGGAAGGTTGGTCAGTATGGCAGAGTATGGTTGACCGGCCTCTGCCAATGTACCCATATGGCTTTGGCTTTTGTTGTCCCATGTCAGGCAGGTGGTAGTGTTCTGCTGCAGCCTCATGGGCACGGTGTGGCCGATGTGTTGCCTGCCGTTCAAAAGATagcagagagaggcagagaaagagttggggagaggaaaaacagagagaggatGTGAGGTTTTGTACGTTGGAGGTAAGTGCACGTCAGTTCCTTTCTAGCCGACAtcctcttcctgtttaaaaaatatatatattggtAAGCCAGCGAATGGTGTGACAGATTTGAagttatccttttttttttttttctctctcttccttttcttttcttttgatgACTGGTGTGAAGAGGTTATGCACTTAGTGGATGCATTACATTTACACGCCTTTCATTATCTGCCTCATGGACACACCGAGCTGTTCTGCTTTGATATCAAGGCATATCTGTGGTATCCTCTGAGTCACAATAAAAGCTCTCAAGTTAACAGCACCAATTATTCAACCAATCACGGTTTTAAATAAGATCGGGATTAGTTGAATTCAATGTTTTATTGCTTTGCTTGCACGACTGACTTGGCTCACATCAAGATAAAGTCTGAATCAGGGAAGCTTTGACCTTGTTCTCATCTGCAGTACGTAATTCCTCATTGCTTGGTAAAGTAGTGAATTTGCCAgctgattcattaatgtttagGTGTAAATTGGCAGTAGTTCTTTGGTACTGGACTAAGCTATGATTTCGAGTGTTTTGTGAGTTTAATTAGTGTCTTTAAATTCTGTTATTTGGATAGTAAAATCCTCCAGATCCTCGTTATCACATAAAGCATTAGAAAAACATTGTGGGCTAGGGGCTATGGGCTAGGTAGTTGCACGAAAACAGAGAGTTGAGGCTGAAGGGAGATTTGCTTGCACTACAGGCCATATGCTGCTGCAGGGAATGCATTGCTACACATCTAATGCTCCATTTCCAGCTGAGCATCACCATCTGGCTCCACTGTTTGGTTTATTATGCAACACCAATATGCATGTTAAACTCCAGGGACGATTAGAACGATGACTGTCAGAACTTCTTCACTTTTCTGCCTCTTCACGCATGGCAACAGGCATGAAACCCTTGGACATGCACGCATGCACAtgcctctgtgtttgtgtctaacATGTACTTAATGCTGGGCTGGGATCATTGTCAGTTGcctgttgtttttccattgcTCTTGTGACTGGATCAGTGTATGCATACCATCTGAGCTTTGTTTACTCTTGCAGGAGTCCATCTCTGTTAGCTTCTATTAAAAGTGTGGGACAGAGTTTAGAAATGGGTGCTTAATTCTTGTAGGATCTGACTATTTTTAGATGTTTCTGTTAAACAGAGCCCATCTCCTTCATTGGCAGGCTTATATCAGTCACTACAATTTCAGTACCAGGGATACTATTTAATGTCTGTAAATGCTGCCTggggttcttttttttcctagaaTCGTGTTTTATTTTCAAGTACTTTTGAGGAGCTTACGATACAAAAAAACTCACTcctatatttattataaatatgtAGAACTTAAgtaaaataaagttgttttttttttcctcaagtaAGTTAACCTACTTTAAACTTCCTACATTAGTTGGGTTC is drawn from Maylandia zebra isolate NMK-2024a linkage group LG12, Mzebra_GT3a, whole genome shotgun sequence and contains these coding sequences:
- the cdc14b gene encoding dual specificity protein phosphatase CDC14B isoform X5, which codes for MKRKSERRRAESRKKRCAAHSSSEAEPNSDIYIEITDQLYFAILQQKIKSTAERHCFCIDEELAYENFYADFGPLNLAMFYRFCCKLTKKLKSITLSRKKIIFYTCGDQKKQANAAYLIGSYAVMHLNMLPEEAYSLLMSRNSSYIPFRDASFGTCMYNLNILDCLRGVHKALHYGWLDFSNFDVEEYEHYERAENGDLNWIIPGKFLAFSGPHPKSKIENGYPLHAPEAYIPYFRKHNITTIIRLNKKMYDARRFTDSGFEHQDLFFVDGSTPNDSIVRTFLNICENAEGAIAVHCKAGLGRTGTLIACYMMKHYRLTAAEAIAWIRICRPGSIIGPQQNFVEEKQNSLWAEGDVFREKMLNERENGKMAVTRILSGVDDITINGSNKNRGSKKEEMEMYNDEEERNGLTQGDKLRALKSKRQARSSSGSLSQEENKMHTRSSSQSLSSLCNTRLVRSLGNLHVVAGGKDPMCCEPCDSHRQTASVTTNLGSPISLSMGQVHLQTYRLQRM
- the cdc14b gene encoding dual specificity protein phosphatase CDC14B isoform X1, whose translation is MKRKSERRRAESRKKRCAAHSSSEAEPNSDIYIEITDQLYFAILQQKIKSTAERHCFCIDEELAYENFYADFGPLNLAMFYRFCCKLTKKLKSITLSRKKIIFYTCGDQKKQANAAYLIGSYAVMHLNMLPEEAYSLLMSRNSSYIPFRDASFGTCMYNLNILDCLRGVHKALHYGWLDFSNFDVEEYEHYERAENGDLNWIIPGKFLAFSGPHPKSKIENGYPLHAPEAYIPYFRKHNITTIIRLNKKMYDARRFTDSGFEHQDLFFVDGSTPNDSIVRTFLNICENAEGAIAVHCKAGLGRTGTLIACYMMKHYRLTAAEAIAWIRICRPGSIIGPQQNFVEEKQNSLWAEGDVFREKMLNERENGKMAVTRILSGVDDITINGSNKNRGSKKEEMEMYNDEEERNGLTQGDKLRALKSKRQARSSSGSLSQEENKMHTRSSSQSLSGVILQASFQSCKTSVSPLALSDQSDSRKRTRTSLPANGTGGSSLCNTRLVRSLGNLHVVAGGKDPMCCEPCDSHRQTASVTTNLGSPISLSMGQVHLQTYRLQRM
- the cdc14b gene encoding dual specificity protein phosphatase CDC14B isoform X7 encodes the protein MKRKSERRRAESRKKRCAAHSSSEAEPNSDIYIEITDQLYFAILQQKIKSTAERHCFCIDEELAYENFYADFGPLNLAMFYRFCCKLTKKLKSITLSRKKIIFYTCGDQKKQANAAYLIGSYAVMHLNMLPEEAYSLLMSRNSSYIPFRDASFGTCMYNLNILDCLRGVHKALHYGWLDFSNFDVEEYEHYERAENGDLNWIIPGKFLAFSGPHPKSKIENGYPLHAPEAYIPYFRKHNITTIIRLNKKMYDARRFTDSGFEHQDLFFVDGSTPNDSIVRTFLNICENAEGAIAVHCKAGLGRTGTLIACYMMKHYRLTAAEAIAWIRICRPGSIIGPQQNFVEEKQNSLWAEGDVFREKMLNERENGKMAVTRILSGVDDITINGSNKNRGSKKEEMEMYNDEEERNGLTQGDKLRALKSKRQARSSSGSLSQVVVFCCSLMGTVWPMCCLPFKR
- the cdc14b gene encoding dual specificity protein phosphatase CDC14B isoform X6, whose amino-acid sequence is MKRKSERRRAESRKKRCAAHSSSEAEPNSDIYIEITDQLYFAILQQKIKSTAERHCFCIDEELAYENFYADFGPLNLAMFYRFCCKLTKKLKSITLSRKKIIFYTCGDQKKQANAAYLIGSYAVMHLNMLPEEAYSLLMSRNSSYIPFRDASFGTCMYNLNILDCLRGVHKALHYGWLDFSNFDVEEYEHYERAENGDLNWIIPGKFLAFSGPHPKSKIENGYPLHAPEAYIPYFRKHNITTIIRLNKKMYDARRFTDSGFEHQDLFFVDGSTPNDSIVRTFLNICENAEGAIAVHCKAGLGRTGTLIACYMMKHYRLTAAEAIAWIRICRPGSIIGPQQNFVEEKQNSLWAEGDVFREKMLNERENGKMAVTRILSGVDDITINGSNKNRGSKKEEMEMYNDEEERNGLTQGDKLRALKSKRQARSSSGSLSQEENKMHTRSSSQSLRRTVSRGCKARSSLQSIRFSRLCHSIPKPRAPLLR
- the cdc14b gene encoding dual specificity protein phosphatase CDC14B isoform X4 yields the protein MKRKSERRRAESRKKRCAAHSSSEAEPNSDIYIEITDQLYFAILQQKIKSTAERHCFCIDEELAYENFYADFGPLNLAMFYRFCCKLTKKLKSITLSRKKIIFYTCGDQKKQANAAYLIGSYAVMHLNMLPEEAYSLLMSRNSSYIPFRDASFGTCMYNLNILDCLRGVHKALHYGWLDFSNFDVEEYEHYERAENGDLNWIIPGKFLAFSGPHPKSKIENGYPLHAPEAYIPYFRKHNITTIIRLNKKMYDARRFTDSGFEHQDLFFVDGSTPNDSIVRTFLNICENAEGAIAVHCKAGLGRTGTLIACYMMKHYRLTAAEAIAWIRICRPGSIIGPQQNFVEEKQNSLWAEGDVFREKMLNERENGKMAVTRILSGVDDITINGSNKNRGSKKEEMEMYNDEEERNGLTQGDKLRALKSKRQARSSSGSLSQEENKMHTRSSSQSLSGVILQASFQSCKTSVSPLALSDQSDSRKRTRTSLPANGTGGRRTVSRGCKARSSLQSIRFSRLCHSIPKPRAPLLR
- the cdc14b gene encoding dual specificity protein phosphatase CDC14B isoform X2; the encoded protein is MKRKSERRRAESRKKRCAAHSSSEAEPNSDIYIEITDQLYFAILQQKIKSTAERHCFCIDEELAYENFYADFGPLNLAMFYRFCCKLTKKLKSITLSRKKIIFYTCGDQKKQANAAYLIGSYAVMHLNMLPEEAYSLLMSRNSSYIPFRDASFGTCMYNLNILDCLRGVHKALHYGWLDFSNFDVEEYEHYERAENGDLNWIIPGKFLAFSGPHPKSKIENGYPLHAPEAYIPYFRKHNITTIIRLNKKMYDARRFTDSGFEHQDLFFVDGSTPNDSIVRTFLNICENAEGAIAVHCKAGLGRTGTLIACYMMKHYRLTAAEAIAWIRICRPGSIIGPQQNFVEEKQNSLWAEGDVFREKMLNERENGKMAVTRILSGVDDITINGSNKNRGSKKEEMEMYNDEEERNGLTQGDKLRALKSKRQARSSSGSLSQEENKMHTRSSSQSLSGVILQASFQSCKTSVSPLALSDQSDSRKRTRTSLPANGTGGSSLCNTRLVRSLGNLHVVAGGKDPMCCEPCDSHRQTASVTTNLGSPISLSMGQVHLQSLHTQT